Proteins encoded within one genomic window of Pigmentiphaga sp. H8:
- a CDS encoding MFS transporter, whose translation MTTCGKSGALAPPASPSARPPVLLFGTATGVLVTNLFAPQTLVGVMGASLGLAPIASGLMAMTTLLGYAAGLFLLVPLADVAPHRRLVRAMLAASTVAAATAACSPFAALLLAALFVLGAASSVIQVLVPIAAAMVGPDIRGRVIGDIMGGLMVGILLSRPLASLLADTLGWRAFYAASALASIVLGWTLVRGIPDRQPPPGPRYLDLIVSLGSLLRREPVLRRRAASAALSMAAFSLFWTAVALRLAQPPYSVGQRGIAMFALVGAAAAFITPWVGRAGDRGWTRPVTAISHLGMVGAFALAAWAGGTWHGGHTPWIAMGLAAIVLDAGVTGDQTLGRRAVNLLDPAARSRINALFVGLFFLGGAAGSALAGVAWSLGQWHAVCATGAALGLAALLMSFASK comes from the coding sequence ATGACCACCTGCGGCAAGTCCGGTGCCCTGGCCCCGCCCGCGTCTCCCTCCGCCCGGCCCCCGGTGCTGCTGTTCGGCACCGCCACCGGCGTCCTCGTCACCAATCTCTTCGCGCCGCAGACACTGGTGGGCGTCATGGGTGCCTCGCTGGGCCTGGCGCCCATCGCGTCGGGCCTGATGGCGATGACCACGCTGCTGGGTTATGCGGCCGGACTGTTCCTGCTCGTGCCCTTGGCGGACGTGGCGCCGCACCGCCGCCTGGTGCGCGCGATGCTGGCCGCCTCCACGGTGGCCGCGGCAACCGCCGCGTGCAGCCCCTTCGCCGCGCTGCTGCTGGCGGCCTTGTTCGTCCTGGGCGCGGCCAGTTCCGTCATCCAGGTGCTGGTGCCCATCGCCGCCGCCATGGTGGGGCCCGACATCAGGGGGCGGGTGATCGGCGACATCATGGGCGGCCTGATGGTCGGCATCCTGCTTTCCCGCCCGCTGGCCAGCCTGCTTGCCGACACGCTGGGATGGCGCGCGTTCTACGCCGCCAGCGCCCTGGCCTCGATCGTGCTCGGCTGGACGCTGGTGCGCGGCATCCCCGACCGGCAGCCGCCGCCCGGTCCACGCTATCTCGATCTGATCGTGTCGCTGGGATCGCTGCTGCGCCGCGAACCGGTCCTGCGCCGGCGGGCGGCCAGCGCCGCCCTCAGCATGGCGGCCTTCAGCCTGTTCTGGACCGCCGTCGCGCTACGCCTGGCGCAGCCGCCCTACTCGGTGGGACAGCGCGGCATCGCCATGTTCGCACTGGTGGGCGCGGCCGCCGCCTTCATCACGCCCTGGGTGGGCCGGGCCGGCGACCGGGGCTGGACGCGGCCGGTGACGGCGATCTCCCATCTGGGCATGGTCGGCGCCTTCGCCCTGGCCGCCTGGGCCGGAGGTACCTGGCACGGCGGCCATACGCCCTGGATCGCGATGGGCCTGGCGGCCATCGTTCTGGATGCCGGCGTCACCGGAGACCAGACGCTGGGGCGGCGCGCCGTCAATCTGCTGGACCCCGCGGCCCGCAGCCGTATCAATGCGCTGTTCGTGGGCCTGTTCTTTCTGGGAGGCGCGGCGGGATCCGCGCTGGCCGGCGTGGCATGGAGCCTGGGCCAGTGGCATGCGGTATGCGCGACCGGCGCGGCGCTAGGGCTGGCGGCCTTGCTGATGTCTTTCGCCTCGAAATGA
- a CDS encoding LysR family transcriptional regulator — MNIHDLEAFVAVVETGSIVGASARLHLTQPGVTRRVQNLEERLGAILLDRQSKPLKPTAAGREAYEHGRRVLRSLEDLKAGVSPQGEVQGEFRLGIMPYLSEAALMQPFDRLRTEFPALTLRVTSGWSPRLVEQVVRSELDAVAVCLADGVPPPESLVCDDLGAQRVLLVAARSLKVPRRPGLEQLSRFPWVMNESGCGFRATIRHRFEAERLPFQVAVEALSVDLRMSLVARGFGIGIVTPAAFAGGAWRDEVGVIASPDFRPCVRAWLLHRAPAGRLARPIAAFREALVEVLREPDSLREP; from the coding sequence ATGAACATCCATGACCTGGAAGCTTTCGTGGCGGTGGTAGAGACCGGTTCCATCGTCGGGGCATCGGCCCGGCTGCACCTGACGCAGCCGGGCGTGACGCGCCGTGTGCAGAACCTGGAGGAGCGCCTGGGCGCGATCCTGCTGGACCGGCAGTCCAAGCCCCTGAAGCCGACGGCGGCGGGCCGCGAGGCCTACGAGCATGGACGGCGGGTGCTGCGTTCGCTGGAAGACCTGAAGGCCGGTGTGTCGCCGCAGGGGGAAGTGCAGGGCGAATTCCGGCTCGGCATCATGCCCTACCTGTCCGAAGCCGCGCTCATGCAGCCCTTCGATCGGCTTCGCACCGAGTTTCCGGCGCTGACTTTGCGCGTGACCTCGGGGTGGTCGCCGCGCCTGGTGGAGCAGGTCGTGCGCAGCGAGCTGGATGCCGTCGCGGTGTGCCTGGCCGATGGCGTGCCGCCGCCCGAGAGCCTGGTGTGCGACGACCTGGGCGCCCAGCGGGTGTTGCTGGTCGCCGCGCGATCGCTGAAGGTGCCGCGCCGTCCGGGTCTTGAGCAACTGTCCCGCTTTCCCTGGGTCATGAACGAGAGCGGCTGTGGCTTCCGGGCCACCATCCGCCATCGGTTCGAGGCGGAGCGGCTGCCCTTCCAGGTGGCGGTCGAAGCCCTGAGCGTGGACCTGAGGATGTCGCTGGTGGCACGCGGCTTCGGCATCGGCATCGTGACGCCCGCCGCATTCGCGGGCGGCGCGTGGCGCGACGAGGTCGGGGTCATCGCGTCGCCCGATTTCCGCCCCTGCGTGCGCGCCTGGCTGTTGCACCGCGCGCCCGCGGGCCGGCTGGCGCGGCCCATCGCCGCGTTCCGGGAGGCGCTGGTCGAGGTGCTGAGGGAACCGGACTCGTTGCGCGAGCCGTGA
- a CDS encoding MFS transporter, with the protein MDTSSVSAATSGDASRSRLARIGVVAICFLIVLLDGLDTTSIAFVAPALAREWGLPPAAFTPAFVATSVGAVVGYLACGPLASRWGQRTVGGLSVALFGLGTLLSAWSPDVPVLAALRFVAAVGLGGALPVAVSVAAGATPARYKETAAMLVAAGLSAGAVIGGMAGVPLMRQYGWHSVFMIGGILPLVLLPFFLKVLPGRDLATRTSRPAQGGSVAALFDRRWRLRTWLLWLFAFLIFLDAYALTFWIPTLLAEFGFGPAQAPAATAAFGLGGLLGSLAMMALVAKLGVKRLLAITTLIAIASILVVNQAALAPGQVLAVIGGMGAGLITGCVGQSALAVSYYPPEIRTTGVGWAAASGRIGSIVGPALGGLMLALNWSPRDIVLTAVVPAAAALAVLAALAWVDRRPDAGPAPVQATSIT; encoded by the coding sequence ATGGACACTTCCTCCGTATCGGCCGCCACGTCCGGCGACGCTTCGCGCTCGCGCCTCGCCCGCATCGGCGTCGTGGCGATCTGCTTCCTGATCGTGCTGCTGGACGGCCTGGACACCACGTCCATCGCCTTCGTCGCCCCTGCGCTGGCGCGTGAATGGGGTTTGCCGCCCGCGGCGTTCACGCCGGCCTTCGTCGCCACCAGCGTGGGCGCCGTCGTGGGCTATCTGGCCTGCGGTCCGCTGGCCAGCCGCTGGGGACAGCGCACGGTGGGCGGCCTGAGCGTCGCGCTGTTCGGCCTGGGCACGCTGCTGTCCGCCTGGTCGCCGGATGTCCCCGTGCTGGCGGCCCTGCGCTTCGTCGCGGCCGTAGGCCTGGGTGGCGCGCTGCCCGTGGCGGTATCGGTGGCCGCCGGCGCGACGCCGGCCCGCTACAAGGAAACGGCGGCGATGCTGGTGGCGGCGGGATTGTCGGCGGGCGCCGTCATCGGCGGCATGGCTGGCGTGCCCTTGATGCGGCAGTACGGCTGGCACTCCGTGTTCATGATAGGCGGCATCCTGCCGCTGGTGCTGCTGCCCTTCTTCCTGAAGGTCCTTCCCGGCCGCGACCTGGCCACCCGTACCTCCCGGCCGGCCCAGGGCGGCAGCGTGGCGGCGCTGTTCGACCGCCGCTGGCGGCTGCGCACCTGGCTGCTGTGGCTGTTCGCCTTCCTGATCTTCCTGGATGCCTATGCCCTGACCTTCTGGATTCCCACGCTGCTGGCCGAGTTCGGCTTCGGTCCCGCGCAGGCGCCGGCCGCGACGGCCGCCTTCGGCCTGGGCGGCCTGCTGGGCAGCCTGGCGATGATGGCGCTGGTGGCGAAGCTGGGCGTCAAGCGCCTGCTGGCGATCACGACCTTGATCGCGATCGCCTCGATACTGGTCGTGAACCAGGCCGCGCTGGCGCCTGGACAGGTGCTGGCCGTGATCGGCGGCATGGGCGCGGGCCTGATCACCGGCTGTGTGGGACAAAGCGCCCTGGCGGTGTCCTACTACCCGCCGGAGATCCGCACCACCGGCGTGGGCTGGGCCGCGGCCTCGGGCCGCATAGGCTCCATCGTCGGACCAGCCCTGGGCGGCCTGATGCTGGCGCTGAACTGGAGCCCCCGGGACATCGTGCTGACCGCGGTCGTGCCGGCCGCGGCCGCGCTGGCGGTGCTGGCCGCGCTGGCCTGGGTGGACCGGCGCCCGGATGCCGGCCCTGCTCCGGTGCAGGCCACCTCCATCACCTGA